The following proteins are encoded in a genomic region of Diadema setosum chromosome 18, eeDiaSeto1, whole genome shotgun sequence:
- the LOC140242134 gene encoding uncharacterized protein, which translates to MRSGHISSHPIVLAITRAFLGLTLLGRSYLSLAAPTSAPLEYIETPAASTEQLHQFLTDATLSLAHNARHVYIEFKNQRFGVETEVDPRTFKIVGMPEVTELELPSTRLSHSEEDLMETHEANLGIYYSAMEFVISDEAMYMGADGFLDQHARDATFKHIKDHISTATQKIRDLKERKGYTRGVNQTPAIGNLAQSFRNQSDEHFRNIRDLCVLYEIYRYSNEVLHPDARMQASRHSNSDATASIR; encoded by the exons ATGAGGAGTGGACACATCTCATCGCATCCCATCGTGCTTGCGATAACACGCG CTTTCTTAGGCCTGACGTTACTGGGCAGATCATACCTCTCGCTCGCTGCACCAACGAGCGCACCATTGGAATATATCGAAACACCTGCAGCTTCGACAGAACAACTCCACCAGTTCCTTACAGACGCCACTCTATCATTAGCCCATAACGCGAGGCACGTTTATATAGAATTT aaAAATCAGCGCTTCGGTGTCGAAACGGAAGTCGACCCTCGCACGTTCAAAATTGTGGGCATGCCCGAGGTGACGGAGCTGGAGCTGCCGTCGACGAGGTTGAGCCACTCCGAGGAGGACTTGATGGAGACGCACGAGGCCAACCTGGGCATTTACTACAGCGCCATGGAGTTCGTCATCTCCGACGAAGCGATGTACATGGGCGCCGACGGGTTCCTGGACCAGCACGCCAGGGACGCTACCTTCAAGCACATCAAAGACCACATCTCTACGGCGACGCAAAAGATCAGAGACCTT AAGGAACGCAAGGGCTATACCCGAGGCGTGAACCAGACCCCGGCTATCGGCAACCTGGCCCAGTCATTTCGCAACCAGAGCGACGAACATTTCAGGAATATAAGGGATCTATGTGTCCTGTACGAAATCTACAGATATAGCAACGAGGTTCTACACCCCGACGCGCGAATGCAAGCGAGCAGACACAGCAACAGTGACGCTACTGCATCCATTAGGTAA